In Syntrophus gentianae, a single window of DNA contains:
- a CDS encoding toll/interleukin-1 receptor domain-containing protein has product MTSRFSVFISHVSEDEAVAVMLKNSIERVFLNSDVFVSGRDLKGGEIWIKEIREKLRQSSVIIALVTEFSRDSNWVLFEAGSGFIENKSIPLCVPPLLISNLTPPLSLLQAREYNKEGLKKILQDIANVTGLRIPQEIPGISEEIAELKKYLSLRNKGTDEKRAVGPNNVPSNKRGKVCKEDADIKSKISEIERRLKEFLISQLLTVDPTYEIPRKQDLDTMKLNELGEIARYANIPFDFFILARLGIEAMSVPTSDSPEWTKQNRIKGLESIIKDMSKYIKGGNI; this is encoded by the coding sequence ATGACAAGCAGGTTTTCAGTTTTCATAAGTCACGTTTCCGAAGATGAAGCTGTGGCGGTAATGCTAAAAAATTCGATTGAGAGAGTATTTCTTAACTCTGACGTATTCGTGTCCGGCAGAGATTTAAAAGGTGGAGAAATATGGATTAAGGAGATTAGAGAAAAACTGCGTCAATCGTCTGTAATAATTGCTCTAGTAACGGAGTTTTCACGCGACTCAAACTGGGTATTATTTGAGGCTGGTTCGGGATTTATTGAAAATAAGTCTATCCCCCTGTGCGTGCCACCATTATTAATTTCAAATCTAACCCCGCCTTTGTCTTTGCTGCAGGCGAGGGAGTACAACAAAGAAGGACTAAAGAAAATCTTACAGGATATTGCAAACGTAACAGGCCTCCGAATCCCACAAGAAATCCCTGGTATTTCGGAAGAAATTGCCGAACTTAAGAAATACTTGTCTCTCAGAAATAAAGGTACCGACGAAAAGAGAGCTGTCGGCCCGAATAACGTTCCAAGTAACAAAAGAGGAAAGGTGTGCAAGGAGGACGCCGACATAAAGAGCAAAATATCTGAGATTGAAAGAAGGCTGAAAGAATTTCTAATATCGCAACTTTTGACAGTGGATCCGACATATGAAATACCTCGGAAACAGGATCTCGATACAATGAAACTGAATGAACTTGGAGAAATTGCACGTTACGCTAACATTCCTTTTGATTTCTTCATATTGGCCAGGCTTGGTATAGAAGCAATGTCCGTCCCGACTTCAGATTCTCCTGAATGGACAAAACAGAATAGAATCAAAGGACTAGAGTCAATTATAAAGGATATGTCAAAGTACATCAAAGGTGGAAATATATAA